The Elaeis guineensis isolate ETL-2024a chromosome 13, EG11, whole genome shotgun sequence genome includes a region encoding these proteins:
- the LOC105056630 gene encoding photosynthetic NDH subunit of lumenal location 2, chloroplastic, translated as MGSFAKNMILCHANITMSRRDNHHPRPQQAVHPPEEKPRMTTRRWALLVAVLAGSGMPGLWRPPPPAQAQSWGTHSFVKEKYFQPGLTPEEAAARIRQTAEGMREIRHMLDTMSWRFVLFYVRLKGAYLDSDLKNAMATVPEARRKSYVKIANELVDNMAELDRYVRSPKVYESYLYYEKTLKSLDELIATMA; from the exons ATGGGCAGCTTCGCCAAGAATATGATCCTATGCCATGCCAACATCACCATGTCCCGGAGAGACAACCACCATCCGCGGCCACAACAAGCGGTCCACCCACCGGAGGAGAAGCCGAGGATGACGACACGGCGGTGGGCTTTGCTGGTTGCAGTCCTGGCAGGCTCCGGGATGCCGGGGTTGTGGCGGCCACCACCGCCGGCCCAGGCGCAGAGCTGGGGCACGCATTCGTTCGTCAAGGAGAAGTACTTCCAGCCTGGGCTGACGCCGGAGGAGGCGGCGGCGAGGATCCGGCAGACGGCGGAGGGGATGCGGGAGATACGGCACATGCTGGATACCATGTCATGGCGGTTCGTGTTGTTCTACGTCCGGCTCAAGGGGGCCTATctcgactccgacctcaagaacGCCATGGCCACCGTCCCGGAGGCCCGCCGTAAGTCCTACGTCAAGATCGCCAACGAACTCGTCGATAACATGGCCGAG CTAGATCGTTATGTAAGATCTCCCAAGGTGTATGAATCCTACCTCTACTACGAGAAGACTCTAAAATCACTGGATGAACTGATAGCAACGATGGCTTGA
- the LOC105056632 gene encoding 2-hydroxy-palmitic acid dioxygenase MPO1, with amino-acid sequence MGKGLFDLEKHFAFYGAYHSNPVNVLIHMLFVWPIFFTSLVLFHFAPPLLHLPFAHGGLALDFAFVFALIYALFYVLMEPKAGSLAATLCFLCWLGSSSLAAHLGFSLAWKVVLAAQLFCWTGQFIGHGVFEKRAPALLDNLSQAFLMAPFFVLLEALNFFGYEPYPGFHSNVSTKIDAARKEWQTNKQKKSS; translated from the exons ATGGGGAAgggattgtttgatctggagaagCACTTCGCCTTCTACGGGGCGTACCACAGCAACCCGGTGAACGTCCTCATCCACATGCTCTTCGTCTGGCCCATCTTCTTTACCTCTCTCGTTCTCTTCCACTTTGCTCCCCCTCTCCTTCACCTACCCTTCGCGCATGGTGGCCTTGCCTTGGACTTCGCCTTCGTCTTCGCCCTCATCTATGCTCTCTTCTACGTCCTCATGGAACCCAAAGCCGGCTCCCTCGCCGCCACCCTCTGCTTCCTCTGCTGGCTCGGCAGCAGCTCCCTCGCCGCCCACCTCGGCTTCTCCCTCGCTTGGAAG GTCGTTCTTGCAGCTCAGTTGTTTTGCTGGACTGGGCAATTTATAGGCCACGGAGTGTTTGAG AAGCGTGCACCGGCTCTTCTTGACAATCTTTCTCAAGCTTTCTTGATGGCCCCATTCTTCGTTTTGCTGGAG GCACTTAATTTTTTCGGGTATGAGCCATATCCTGGCTTCCATTCTAATGTAAGCACAAAGATTGATGCTGCTCGCAAAGAATGGCAGACAAACAAGCAGAAGAAAAGTTCTTAG
- the LOC105056631 gene encoding pentatricopeptide repeat-containing protein At4g21065 isoform X1, producing the protein MCILTQIYIYIYICHESMLHNPVAMTLSSNWRRHIFGSFRRLSVVPFLLRQQTYHCSQPSYDPTNTKEELDGSYHSQEQSLISLFQSCSTMRDLSQIHSQIIRTGFDQHVFVVGRAITFCCVSEHGSMDYALAVFEQLQWPDGFIWNTMIRGFGRTSRAEEAFLFFQRMRQKGKVADNFTFSFLLKICGQLTAVDLGRQIHCCVLKHGLDSHVYVTNTLIHMYGLFEDMNPARRVFEEMPNIDVVSWNTLIDGYVNCGQYKEALRMLLIMKRSGFGPDEATLVLVLSACSELGALDFGKWVHSGISSSILNQSISVLNSLIDMYAKCGAIDRALRVFDYMKERNIVSWNSMILGLAMHGHADEALRLFDRMQKTEIEEPNDITFLGVLCACSHGGLVEEGQRFFDSMGRDYGITPTIKHYGCMVDLLGRAGLVKEAYELLRSMPMEGNAVVWRTLLGACRIHGDLELGERVRKHLEELEPDHSSDYVLLSHMYAGAGRWNDVLKVRESMKGRGVQKPEPGELVILFTRLKEGKPPQSLQIFSKKCMISPEQAASFVPSRGSKENDMFLC; encoded by the exons ATGTGTATTCtaactcaaatatatatatatatatatatatgccatgAGTCCATGCTTCATAATCCAGTAGCTAtgaccttatccagcaactggcGCAGGCATATTTTTGGATCTTTCAGAAGGCTGTCAGTTGTTCCATTCCTATTGCGACAGCAGACTTATCATTGCTCCCAACCCTCTTACGACCCAACAAATACAAAAGAAGAGCTTGATGGGAGCTACCACTCACAAGAGCAAAGCCTCATCTCCCTCTTCCAATCGTGCTCCACCATGAGGGATCTCTCCCAGATACATTCCCAGATCATTCGAACCGGCTTCGACCAGCATGTGTTTGTTGTGGGCAGAGCCATCACGTTCTGCTGCGTCTCTGAGCATGGATCCATGGACTACGCATTGGCCGTCTTCGAACAGCTCCAATGGCCGGATGGATTCATCTGGAACACTATGATTAGAGGATTTGGGAGGACCAGCAGAGCAGAGGAAGCTTTCCTTTTCTTCCAGAGGATGCGACAGAAGGGGAAGGTGGCGGATAATTTCACGTTCTCGTTCCTGCTCAAAATTTGCGGGCAGCTGACGGCTGTTGATTTGGGCAGGCAAATTCACTGCTGTGTACTGAAGCATGGCCTGGATTCCCATGTCTACGTGACCAACACCCTTATCCACATGTATGGCCTGTTTGAAGACATGAACCCTGCTCGCAGGGTATTCGAAGAAATGCCCAATATAGATGTAGTGTCATGGAACACTCTTATTGATGGCTATGTGAACTGCGGCCAATACAAAGAGGCTTTGAGGATGCTCCTGATAATGAAGAGGAGTGGTTTCGGTCCAGACGAGGCCACCTTGGTTCTAGTTCTGTCAGCATGCTCGGAGCTGGGAGCATTGGATTTTGGCAAATGGGTTCATTCAGGCATCAGTAGTTCCATCCTCAATCAGAGTATCTCGGTGCTGAATTCTCTGATCGATATGTACGCCAAGTGTGGGGCAATTGACAGAGCTCTTCGAGTATTCGATTATATGAAAGAGAGGAATATAGTTTCATGGAACTCCATGATACTAGGACTTGCAATGCATGGGCATGCGGATGAAGCGCTGAGGCTCTTTGATAGGATGCAAAAGACTGAAATCGAAGAGCCAAATGACATTACTTTCCTCGGAGTGCTCTGCGCCTGCAGCCATGGAGGTCTCGTAGAAGAAGGGCAAAGGTTCTTCGATAGCATGGGGAGAGACTATGGTATCACTCCTACTATAAAGCACTATGGATGCATGGTTGATCTTCTTGGGCGAGCAGGGCTTGTGAAGGAGGCTTATGAACTATTAAGGAGCATGCCGATGGAAGGCAATGCAGTGGTGTGGAGGACATTGTTGGGGGCATGCCGGATTCATGGGGACCTTGAATTGGGTGAACGAGTTAGAAAGCATTTGGAAGAGTTGGAACCTGACCATAGCAGTGATTATGTTCTCCTGTCCCACATGTATGCAGGTGCTGGCCGATGGAATGATGTGTTGAAGGTCAGAGAATCAATGAAAGGAAGAGGAGTTCAGAAACCAGAACCGG GGGAACTAGTAATCTTGTTCACCAGGCTGAAAGAAGGAAAGCCGCCTCAGAGCCTGCAAATATTTTCAAAGAAATGCATGATATCACCAGAGCAAGCCGCTTCATTTGTCCCCTCTCGAGGAAGCAAAGAAAATGACATGTTTCTTTGTTGA
- the LOC105056631 gene encoding pentatricopeptide repeat-containing protein At4g21065 isoform X2, whose protein sequence is MCILTQIYIYIYICHESMLHNPVAMTLSSNWRRHIFGSFRRLSVVPFLLRQQTYHCSQPSYDPTNTKEELDGSYHSQEQSLISLFQSCSTMRDLSQIHSQIIRTGFDQHVFVVGRAITFCCVSEHGSMDYALAVFEQLQWPDGFIWNTMIRGFGRTSRAEEAFLFFQRMRQKGKVADNFTFSFLLKICGQLTAVDLGRQIHCCVLKHGLDSHVYVTNTLIHMYGLFEDMNPARRVFEEMPNIDVVSWNTLIDGYVNCGQYKEALRMLLIMKRSGFGPDEATLVLVLSACSELGALDFGKWVHSGISSSILNQSISVLNSLIDMYAKCGAIDRALRVFDYMKERNIVSWNSMILGLAMHGHADEALRLFDRMQKTEIEEPNDITFLGVLCACSHGGLVEEGQRFFDSMGRDYGITPTIKHYGCMVDLLGRAGLVKEAYELLRSMPMEGNAVVWRTLLGACRIHGDLELGERVRKHLEELEPDHSSDYVLLSHMYAGAGRWNDVLKVRESMKGRGVQKPEPGNSLSTCFPGN, encoded by the exons ATGTGTATTCtaactcaaatatatatatatatatatatatgccatgAGTCCATGCTTCATAATCCAGTAGCTAtgaccttatccagcaactggcGCAGGCATATTTTTGGATCTTTCAGAAGGCTGTCAGTTGTTCCATTCCTATTGCGACAGCAGACTTATCATTGCTCCCAACCCTCTTACGACCCAACAAATACAAAAGAAGAGCTTGATGGGAGCTACCACTCACAAGAGCAAAGCCTCATCTCCCTCTTCCAATCGTGCTCCACCATGAGGGATCTCTCCCAGATACATTCCCAGATCATTCGAACCGGCTTCGACCAGCATGTGTTTGTTGTGGGCAGAGCCATCACGTTCTGCTGCGTCTCTGAGCATGGATCCATGGACTACGCATTGGCCGTCTTCGAACAGCTCCAATGGCCGGATGGATTCATCTGGAACACTATGATTAGAGGATTTGGGAGGACCAGCAGAGCAGAGGAAGCTTTCCTTTTCTTCCAGAGGATGCGACAGAAGGGGAAGGTGGCGGATAATTTCACGTTCTCGTTCCTGCTCAAAATTTGCGGGCAGCTGACGGCTGTTGATTTGGGCAGGCAAATTCACTGCTGTGTACTGAAGCATGGCCTGGATTCCCATGTCTACGTGACCAACACCCTTATCCACATGTATGGCCTGTTTGAAGACATGAACCCTGCTCGCAGGGTATTCGAAGAAATGCCCAATATAGATGTAGTGTCATGGAACACTCTTATTGATGGCTATGTGAACTGCGGCCAATACAAAGAGGCTTTGAGGATGCTCCTGATAATGAAGAGGAGTGGTTTCGGTCCAGACGAGGCCACCTTGGTTCTAGTTCTGTCAGCATGCTCGGAGCTGGGAGCATTGGATTTTGGCAAATGGGTTCATTCAGGCATCAGTAGTTCCATCCTCAATCAGAGTATCTCGGTGCTGAATTCTCTGATCGATATGTACGCCAAGTGTGGGGCAATTGACAGAGCTCTTCGAGTATTCGATTATATGAAAGAGAGGAATATAGTTTCATGGAACTCCATGATACTAGGACTTGCAATGCATGGGCATGCGGATGAAGCGCTGAGGCTCTTTGATAGGATGCAAAAGACTGAAATCGAAGAGCCAAATGACATTACTTTCCTCGGAGTGCTCTGCGCCTGCAGCCATGGAGGTCTCGTAGAAGAAGGGCAAAGGTTCTTCGATAGCATGGGGAGAGACTATGGTATCACTCCTACTATAAAGCACTATGGATGCATGGTTGATCTTCTTGGGCGAGCAGGGCTTGTGAAGGAGGCTTATGAACTATTAAGGAGCATGCCGATGGAAGGCAATGCAGTGGTGTGGAGGACATTGTTGGGGGCATGCCGGATTCATGGGGACCTTGAATTGGGTGAACGAGTTAGAAAGCATTTGGAAGAGTTGGAACCTGACCATAGCAGTGATTATGTTCTCCTGTCCCACATGTATGCAGGTGCTGGCCGATGGAATGATGTGTTGAAGGTCAGAGAATCAATGAAAGGAAGAGGAGTTCAGAAACCAGAACCGGGTAACAGCTTGTCAACATGCTTTCCA GGGAACTAG